One genomic window of Raphanus sativus cultivar WK10039 unplaced genomic scaffold, ASM80110v3 Scaffold2202, whole genome shotgun sequence includes the following:
- the LOC108809371 gene encoding rho-N domain-containing protein 1, chloroplastic: MSGTFHLNSSYVPGYTLSVSDNRCFSNPAVFSRTPATLHCSSSCLEHKLNGSLKCAAGSSSFVCRASSSGGYRRNPDFSRLNKHGRNRQSVDRGFDGENSDMLSSRNGSLLSLSNSPKFQATSSPGPREKEIVELFRKVQAQLRARAAAKREDQKVEEEEASKGQGKESETVDSLLKLLRKHSGEQSKKVNNFNSHGDNSLQVDPVDRRQDRSSGNIVKSWTKDHNASSSFTRPASSFRRKSPVPRFESPPAYSNEATFDEASSYSVTWTHKKDTAESHDEPQAEIEPEYDEHAPEYELDPEPVTAILEPESELEVNTSSFYQVEDDNVTLDALSDADDEESLDDADDEEVDEAEEEPVKDLSTLKLMELRGIAKSRGLKGFSKMKKAELMELLGRHSS; the protein is encoded by the exons ATGTCGGGAACGTTCCATTTGAATTCTAGCTACGTCCCTG GTTACACACTTTCAGTTTCAGACAACAGGTGTTTCTCTAACCCTGCTGTTTTCAGTAGAACACCTGCTACATTACATTGCTCTTCTTCCTGTCTGGAACACAAGCTAAATGGAAGTCTGAAATGTGCCGCCGGTAGTAGTTCTTTTGTTTGCCGAGCGAGTTCTTCTGGTGGATACAGAAGAAACCCTGATTTCTCAAGGCTTAATAAGCACGGAAGAAACAGGCAAAGCGTTGATAGAGGTTTCGATGGTGAAAACTCTGATATGTTATCTTCAAGGAATGGGTCTTTGCTCTCTCTGTCTAACTCCCCGAAGTTCCAAGCCACTTCATCCCCTGggccaagagagaaagagatagtgGAGCTCTTCAGAAAGGTTCAAGCTCAGCTCCGAGCTCGAGCAGCGGCTAAGAGGGAAGATCaaaaggtagaagaagaagaagcttctaAAGGACAGGGTAAAGAAAGTGAAACTGTCGACTCCCTTCTTAAGTTACTAAGGAAGCACTCGGGAGAGCAGAGCAAGAAAGTTAACAATTTTAACAGCCATGGAGACAATTCTCTACAAGTAGATCCTGTGGACAGAAGGCAAGATCGCAGCAGCGGGAATATTGTCAAGTCATGGACCAAAGATCATAATGCATCATCATCCTTTACCAGGCCAGCGTCAAGCTTCAGAAGAAAGTCGCCGGTACCAAGATTTGAATCGCCTCCGGCTTATTCTAACGAGGCAACTTTTGATGAGGCGTCGAGTTACAGCGTGACTTGGACTCATAAGAAGGATACAGCAGAGTCGCATGACGAACCTCAGGCTGAGATTGAGCCCGAGTACGACGAACATGCACCTGAATATGAGTTAGATCCTGAGCCTGTGACAGCTATTCTCGAACCAGAGTCTGAGCTGGAGGTAAACACATCATCATTTTACCAAGTGGAGGATGATAATGTTACTTTAGATGCCTTATCAGATGCTGATGATGAGGAGTCTCTGGATGATGCTGACGATGAAGAGGTTGATGAAGCTGAGGAAGAACCTGTGAAAGACTTGAGTACATTGAAGCTGATGGAACTGAGAGGCATAGCAAAATCAAGGGGACTAAAGGGGTTTTCAAAGATGAAGAAAGCCGAACTCATGGAGTTGCTTGGTAGACACTCCAGCTGA